ACTTAgttaacaaaacagaaaaaataatattagGATTAACGTTTTGCCTTCAGTGACCTTAAGTCTTATAAGGGAGTCAAACATTAAAAATGGGAGCAGCTTAATATAGGCAATCACAACTTGGGACCAATGCTAACAGGTTGACAAATAAAGTAATGAGATGGAAAATAAAGGGGGAGAATCGACTCTGTATAAGATGGAAATGGCCATATTCAAGAGCTGATAGGTAATAGAAGTACAAAAATAAGAGGAGACAACCACAGGAAGGACATTAACATCTGGAgaactcaaacactgaaaacagtcTGGCAACTTCAAGACAATGAGAGGCTATTGTACATGAATGGTAATACAAAGGTAAGACAGAACAGTAAACCCGGCCAGGCAGGGAAGACTTTCCTaaagaatttgaatttcagtgccacctgcaaggccagcattccCTGCGAGTGCtgattttagtcccagttgcaccacgtctgatccagctccataatAATGCACCTTGGGTagctgtggaagatgggccaagtatttgggctcctgatacccaagtgagagaccaggatggaggtccaggctcctggcttcagccttgcccagacctggaccacattgcagtcatttacagagtgaacctgtagatggcagacctccctctctccctccgtctccaactctcctcctctctatgaAACTTCctatcaaatgaatacataaatccttTTCAAGTTTGGAATTTCAATTGTCATTATTTTAatacatgtaatgaaacatcTGTGAAGCATCTAATACTCCAATATGTTTACAGTTGTAAATCTCAAAAatgttctgattttttaaatgaataaataaattgcaaatatcaaagttaaataaataaataagaaaaaatgagaataggAAAATATGGCAGATTTCTCAATTTACAACGTGGGAATATCCAAAACACTGCAACTTCAGGCAGTAGCTGCAGTCCTCACCAGCACAAAAGCCACAACCAGCCTGTGTGACAGTCCAGTCTGCACCACCCAAACCCTTTCTGTAAACCGTCTAACCCCTGTCTGTGTACCACCTgaacttccctttctttttaaaatttatttcaaaggcagagagagagagagaaatttcccatccaGTGAATCATTGCCCAGTGGCCACAATAAACCAGGAataaggaattccatccaggtgtcccacataggtggcagtggcccaatcacttggaccattaccagctgccttcccagcagagcAGAACAACCAGAACTCTAACTAATGCTCGGATGGGGGTTGCCAGCATCACGTGGAAACCTaaacactgcaccacagccctcctTCCATGCACCTCCAAGCTCCCCTTGCATGTAGTGGAAACAAATTCCACAGTGTTGCCAATGTAGAACCAGCACCAACCAGAAATAcccaacatggctgcaggctCTGACTCTGAGATGACACTGTAATGCCATTATGATAAAATTAGCATGGCTGGTACCTCCACTCCAATCATGCATCTGACACCATGACTTGATATTTCCCAAAAAGGACACAGAAATGGGTGGTACTGGAGCTTGCCTCCAAATTCCACTCACTTTTGAAAGGTCAATGAAGCCTCTGCACAGACAGCTGCAGACCACCCCTAGCCTCATGATAAAGGTACAGTCCCAGGCTTGTCAGGGGTTTTTtggctcattctttctctctttctctcaagctTCCCCACATTTAGTTCTTGACTGtgctttttttcttggttttgagTATATATTGCTTTCCTGGACACCTTATGCCTCCAACTTGAATTTTTTCATATGCAGAGGGAATAGCCTAGAGTAACCCCAGCCAGGGGCCCTGTTGCCCACAAGAATTCTGTTTCACTTTAGATTTTTCACAGATACTCCACAGAAGGTAGTGAGCAAACCATTTGCATACGAAGAAGTCCATATTTTATCAATAATATCCCTGCCCTTCCAGTTCTTCATGTTCCTTTAATTGCTTTCTTCCTATGTGTACATCACAATCAGAGACACgcataaaatttaaagaaataagcaACTCTCTTCAggacaaaacaaaacccatttcTGAGAGCTAATCGATAACTATAAAAAACCCTCAGTGTTGTGTAGCCGCCCCGAAAGTCCGCTAGGAACCTGCATTCACCACATAAAATCCAAAGAATTGTATTTCTTTCTCACCCTGCACTTTGGATGAAGGCATGTGAGTTGAATTATGCCTAACAGGAGCctccatatgtttttttttttaataaaaacctgacttatttatttattaatttattttaaatgcagagttttagagacagggagagagagagagagagagggagagagagaacttaaaACCagggtttcactttttttttttttttttttttggacaggcagagttttacagagagagagacagagagaaaggtcttcctttgccattggttcaccccccaaatggccactatggccagcgcgctgcgccaatccgaagtcaggagccaggtgctttctcctggtctcctatgcggatgcaagtcccaaggacctgggccatcctccactgccttcctgggccacagcagagagctggactggaagaggagcaacggggacagaatccgacgccccgaccaggactagaacccggagtgctggcgccgcaggtggaggattagccaagtgagctgtggtgccagccagaggttcacttttcaaatggccacaatgaccagggttgggccagatcaaagccaggtacTTTAAACTCCGTCTAGGTGCCTGACAAGTGGGGAAGCTCCCCAAGAACTTCAgcaattttctgttgctttcacaggcacagtaGCTGGGAGATGTATTGAAAATGgggtaaccaggacttgaactgttgtttCATATAATAAATCCATTCTACTTAAACATGCTAGATATGATTCTGCTTCTTCAGATAAGAACTGTGAAATGTGCAAATTCCCTATATATGCAACATGGCATAATATCACAACTCATTAGCAAAATACCGTCAAAACACCAATGGCATATCACCTCACCCTAATTAGAATGATTAcataaaacacagaaattcaaaaattggtgaagaatggagaaagaggaactcttACACATAGCTGGTGGGAAAGTAAATTATTACATCCATTGTAGAAAACATAAtagagattctttaaaaaaatagaaatagaacttATATACATTATGAATATATCCAATCATTATATCTAAGAATCATCCAAAGtacccatcatcagatgaatggataaataactgtggtatatgtacatacacattggaatagtattcagtcacacaaaaaagaatgaaaccctctCACGTGCAGCAAAATGTATTGAATTGGAagacataattttgaaaataattcactGCACGCTATCCTTTACATGTGGaggtttaaaaatattcaatctgaacacagaataatGATTCCTATAGGTAGAGAAGGGTAGTCTGGGTAGAATGATTTGGATAATGAGTATCAAAACAAAGTTAAATAAAAGcactaggggccggtgccgtggttcacttggttaatcctctgcctgcggtgccggcatcctatatgggcgccaggttctagtcgcggttgctcttcttccagtccagctcttcacTGTGGCCCGGAGGCCACAGTTCTCTATGGGGGATCAATAACACAGCCAAGAAGAATGTAAAGAATTACTGAAGATCATAAAAGGAGACTTTACTGAATAAAAACACATATGCTCCTCGTGGAGACcaattttcaaatacatagagaTATATGAacttccataaataaataattcacattAAAAATAGCAGGCCTTTGTTTTGTGACTAATTTATTTTACACTGAATTTAGAAACATGCATACACAAAAATAGGCATGATTCCCAAAGAATAAGAAGCAACTATAAGGATTTTCGGTTATACAAAAGGCATTATAGATGAAATACAAAAGTATTATCCATTAAGTGGaacaaaaaatgtagaaaatatgagctggcattgtggcacagtgggtaaaagccgctgcctgcaatgcctacatcccgtatgaacaccagttcaagtcctggctactccacttcttatccagttctcCACTAATGCacgtggaaaagcagcagaagatggcccaagaactagggactctgcatccatgtgggagacctgaaagaagctctgggctcctctctccagcctggcccagccccagccattacagccatttggggagtaaaccagtagatgtaagctccctctctctgtctctaccccagtcctctctctataactctgcctttcatatccataaaataatctttttaaaaatgtagaaaagtgagtcagcgccatggctcaacaggctaatcctccaccttgcggcgccggcacactgggttctagtcctggtcggggtgtcggattctgtcccagttgcccctcttccaggccagctctctgctgtggcccaggagtgcagtggatagcccaagtacttgggccctgcaccccatgggagaccaggagaagcacctggctcctgccattggatcagcgcggtgcgccggccgcaccggccattggagggtgaaccaacggcaaaggaaaacctttctctctgcctctctctctctcactgtccactctgcctgtcaaaaataaaaaaaaaaaaattaaagaatcaaaACAGATTATAGTGAACATTCTGGGAGTAGCACCGAATGGCATTAATGAAGGATTGATGGAGTTTTTATTATTTACACAATTTACAAAATTGTATTTGCATAATTGTATATCACTGTACTTTTCTTGCTAAactatcatttgttttatttcacaaAACAGACTTGTTACATACTAAATATTTCATATGTAATATAACTGAATTTGAGTAAACAGAATTTTCTACACAGCATTAAAGATGCTAACTGTataataaaaaagcaataaaaaggcaaaaattagaaagaaaattttaaatatgaatggataaaattattaaaatcaatgTAATTATTAAAAAGTTACCCATAATTCATTAAATATTGTGTATTAACTATCAGTCATATATGCATTATGACATACTAtgtgaaatggaataaaaaatattaaatagaatacTAGAGAGAAAAAGTTATTCATAACCAAACATAAGGTTAAttctttaagaataaataatataAGAATTTTGAAGGAATATATGAAAAATCTGCTTTCAAAAGACTCTTGGGTCCAAGGAGATGAACCCCAAGGGAAATGACTGTCTTCATGGAAAGGGTAAACTTAAGCTCTATCCAATGATACTTGTTTCCAACAGAGCTTCTTCATGGCATTTGTCATCTCTGAGTTTCTCAGAGTGTAGATTaaggggttcagcatgggggtTATGACTGTATAAAACACACTCACTGATTTGTCAATGGGGAAGGTCCTAGCAGGTCTTGCATACATGAAAATGCAGggaacaaagaagaaaacaaccaCAGTGATGTGGGAACCACAGGTCTGGAGAGCTTTCCGTCTCCCTTCCTGGCTAAGGTTCTTTAAAGAGTTCCAGATGACACCGTAAGAGATGAGTAAGAGCAGAAACACAACCGCACAGATCACACCTCCATTGGCTGCCACTAAGAGACTAGTGACATACGTGTCAGTACAGACAAGTTTCAGTAAGGGGTACATGTCACACATATAATGATCAATGATGTTGGGGCCACAGAATGGGAGCCCATAAATAGTGCTGAGTTGAATGACTGAATGCAGAAACCCTCCAACCCAGGACACTACCAGCAGCACAACACACACCCATCGCCTCATGATAACCAAATAGTGCAAGGGCttacagatggccacatagcggtcataggccatAGCCAATAGAATAAAGACCCCTGATCCACCAAAGAAGTGCTCTATAAAGAGCTGGGTCATACAAGATTGGAAGCTTATGGTGTTTTTCCCAAAGAACAAATCTGAAATCAACTTAGGCGTAATGGCTGAGGAGTAAAAGACATCCATAAAGGATAAGCAGGCAAGAAAGAAGTACATTGGTGAGTCCAGGGTCTTACTGACAGAGACAGTCACGACAATGAGCAAGTTTCCCACAACAGTCAGAATGTAGATGATCAAGAACAAAACAAGAAGTATTTTCTGTCCCTGTGCATTCTGTGTAAGGCCCAAGAGCACAAAGTAAGTCACATTGTTCCTGGATTCCATCTCTTCTTTCACAGCTGCTGATTTCAGATGTAAAGTATTGTTTCCCTAAAAATAAGGGTGAATATATTAGCTATATGAAAagtttaatgttttatttgttcattctctAAAAATGCATATGAGGGTCTATTCATGTTGATCAGCTGTAAACATGCAAATTATCAAGATGGGTGAGAAATGGCCCCCTATACTTAGTGACTGGATACATAATCACTCATTCAAAGAAGGACAAACCAATTTAATAATTGTCATAAAAGCATTCACATTATTATAAGGGGTAATAAAGCTAAGACATCTTAATCATACTGGAATGGGTAAAAATAGATTTACACGAGGTAAGTATCATATAAATTTACTAAATTTTAACAGCTAAAAATCGCTGAAGGTAATTCACATATTCAAGGTGCATAGAGCTAATTATTCATAGATCTTTGCCACCAGATTGACATCTCAAATTGGAAATCAATTTACTATTTCTAAAACCTTTTAAATTGTTTCTATTAACCTATTCCTTCCTAAGTGTTTTTACATGATTAAATTATATCACCTGCCACATTATTATTCATGCTAAATGTCATACAAGATCTTTCATTCTGCTCTTCCACTCAGATTATTcatcaatacattttaaaaacattgctaAGTCTACCTTCAAATCATCCCCAAATTCTATCATCCTCAGTACCTCCCAGTTTCCTCCACTCTACTTTAATAGCCTCTTTCAGGTTCTCACTATTTTAATGTTCCAGAGTACAATGATCTACTCACACGAAACAAACCAAATGATCCCTTTTAGATCTCATTCAGATCATATCACCATCGGCTCAAAACTCCTACAGTAACTTCCCATTCTACTTTCAACAAACTATAGTATTTCTATACTGCCTACAGGAATCTTAATGAATTGGATTGAGGCCATCTTCCCAAATTCATTTCTTGGAAGATTCCACATCCATCCTATTCTAGACAGTCTTGTTGTTCTTCAAATATCATTACGCTTTTCCATTTCCTTGATTTCGTTTTAATACAAGGTAATTTCAGAAATCAGAAGCAGTGTAATgctacaataaatataaatattatggaaATGTGTATTGAAGTCTACACTTTTATTGATTGATTCAATCAAAAAACCTACATTGTGATATGCCTTATATATAAACTGGACTTTGAGATATCAGAGATTCTGCTTACTCATTTAGGATAAAGATTTAAAGACTAGGAGTCACATCATAAGAAGAGAAATATTGTGTTAGCTTTTCATCTAACTCTACTACATTATCAAGTAAATGTATAGTGCTTGGTTTAATGATCcataaataaaacatacatatatatgtaagcaGAAATAGTTTTACATTACTCACATTTTGGGAAGTCATCACCCTGAGCTATAATTTTCAGATTTGTAAAcaaaatattctatatatttacttaatttttggtGAGGATTTAGTGAGTTGAAATATATGAAAGTAGTATTACAGTACTTGGAAAATTATGGATTAAAGAATAAACACTCCATTTTGTGCACTTTGACATATATCACAAGTTTATTTCCCTCTGAAATGCAAAAACACAAGATAATGAAATTGTCATCTGTTAAGTTCCATTGAAATAGAtcaaagaaaatttaatgaaTGGAAATACTAATAGTGCCAGAACACCTGGCATTAGTTTTGCAACATTCTTTCAAATGCTATGATTCTCAACCGTTTCATACATATAGATTTatatacacatagacacatgTATCACCACATGTAATTAATAAGATTGATATCTGTGGTAATATATGAGAGTTGTTCAAATTCTACAGTTGAATAAACAGATCCAGATAATTCAGTTAATTTTCCCATGATCGTATATTTTTCACTGACAGAAATGTAATCAGAAACTACATCTTCTTGACCTTCAAagcttttttaaattataagtttTTCTACATTTCCATTCTTCTAAATTCAAATTTCCTATATAACAGGAAAATGTACACAATTAAAAAGCCTAAATTCTACTATTAACTGTTTCTCTCATTTTTGGAGTCTTATTCAGAGTctgaaagaaagatttttaactGATGCATTAATATGTGGAAATGTCTTTTCCATACTTTataaaaaacagagacagagagagattttactTCTTGATTACATACTTGGTTTCTCTTGATCATGCTATTTTCTTCACACAGTcttctaaatatttaataaaagtatAACTACTTGCAATGGAGACATATTTAAAGCAAGTTATAGTATATCAtactatacaaaaataaaaattagaaattccaCATTAGGTAAATGCATCAGCAAGATAAACAAACCCAACCTCTGCATAAGAAGATAGCAACTAGTCATGTTACCAGGAGATATTGCCGCTAATATTTTACTTCTCTTCTAGTAAATTCAAACAA
This window of the Lepus europaeus isolate LE1 chromosome 7, mLepTim1.pri, whole genome shotgun sequence genome carries:
- the LOC133764321 gene encoding olfactory receptor 4A47-like isoform X1, encoding MESRNNVTYFVLLGLTQNAQGQKILLVLFLIIYILTVVGNLLIVVTVSVSKTLDSPMYFFLACLSFMDVFYSSAITPKLISDLFFGKNTISFQSCMTQLFIEHFFGGSGVFILLAMAYDRYVAICKPLHYLVIMRRWVCVVLLVVSWVGGFLHSVIQLSTIYGLPFCGPNIIDHYMCDMYPLLKLVCTDTYVTSLLVAANGGVICAVVFLLLLISYGVIWNSLKNLSQEGRRKALQTCGSHITVVVFFFVPCIFMYARPARTFPIDKSVSVFYTVITPMLNPLIYTLRNSEMTNAMKKLCWKQVSLVLSSLSPSLSLSLPVSKTLHLK
- the LOC133764321 gene encoding olfactory receptor 4A47-like isoform X2, whose translation is MESRNNVTYFVLLGLTQNAQGQKILLVLFLIIYILTVVGNLLIVVTVSVSKTLDSPMYFFLACLSFMDVFYSSAITPKLISDLFFGKNTISFQSCMTQLFIEHFFGGSGVFILLAMAYDRYVAICKPLHYLVIMRRWVCVVLLVVSWVGGFLHSVIQLSTIYGLPFCGPNIIDHYMCDMYPLLKLVCTDTYVTSLLVAANGGVICAVVFLLLLISYGVIWNSLKNLSQEGRRKALQTCGSHITVVVFFFVPCIFMYARPARTFPIDKSVSVFYTVITPMLNPLIYTLRNSEMTNAMKKLCWKQVSLDRA